The proteins below come from a single Hyphomicrobium denitrificans ATCC 51888 genomic window:
- a CDS encoding GtrA family protein, translating to MRAKAEHLLRYTGTNIVSTVVDYTLLLTLTHLFGMPVVQSVIGYSAGVIVNYLLSKRYVFTVDTSHKSQHRLFMEFVGTGFIGLLITAVVVWFGVHVLKLSAVESKTAALLLCFIALYFARRHIVFTANPANSPAG from the coding sequence ATGCGAGCCAAAGCCGAACACCTGCTGCGCTACACGGGCACGAACATCGTTTCGACCGTCGTCGACTACACGCTTCTGCTGACGCTGACGCACCTCTTCGGCATGCCCGTCGTTCAAAGCGTCATCGGCTATTCGGCGGGCGTCATCGTCAATTATCTACTGTCGAAACGATACGTTTTCACCGTCGACACCTCGCACAAAAGCCAGCACCGCTTATTCATGGAATTCGTCGGAACCGGCTTCATCGGCCTGCTGATCACCGCCGTTGTGGTGTGGTTTGGCGTGCACGTGCTGAAACTGTCCGCGGTCGAGAGCAAGACCGCGGCGCTGCTTCTCTGCTTCATCGCGCTGTACTTCGCGAGACGGCACATCGTGTTCACCGCAAATCCGGCGAACTCACCCGCAGGTTGA
- a CDS encoding alpha/beta hydrolase codes for MTRLFKVPGDEPQTLIVGDGKGQRRIAYRTAVSGTANATGLFWLSGFMSDMASTKAVAVAEWAAARGLSSTRFDYSGHGVSDGPFTDGTIGRWLEEACAVFTRVTSGPQVIIGSSMGGHIALLLLRKLVREQPADAQRVKGLVLIAPAWDMTEELMWKRFGDEARRAILERGVYEQPSAYGSPYPITRGLIEDGRKHLLAREPFDPGRPIAILQGLQDPDVPAVHTRELTEFLTGGHVKLVEIADGEHRLSRPQDLALLFDEIGKLI; via the coding sequence ATGACGAGGTTGTTTAAGGTGCCAGGCGACGAACCGCAAACGCTGATCGTTGGAGACGGCAAGGGACAGCGCCGCATCGCCTATCGCACGGCGGTCTCCGGCACCGCAAACGCGACGGGGCTGTTCTGGCTTTCCGGCTTTATGTCCGACATGGCTTCGACGAAGGCTGTGGCCGTTGCGGAATGGGCTGCGGCGCGCGGGCTTTCCTCGACGCGTTTCGATTACTCGGGGCACGGCGTCTCCGATGGGCCGTTTACGGACGGGACAATCGGACGCTGGCTCGAAGAAGCCTGTGCGGTGTTCACGCGCGTCACGTCGGGCCCGCAGGTGATCATCGGGTCGAGCATGGGCGGGCATATCGCGCTGCTGCTTCTGCGCAAGCTTGTGCGCGAGCAGCCGGCGGATGCTCAGCGCGTCAAAGGGCTGGTTCTCATCGCGCCCGCGTGGGACATGACGGAAGAGCTGATGTGGAAGCGCTTCGGCGATGAAGCGCGGCGCGCCATTCTCGAACGCGGCGTATATGAGCAGCCGTCGGCTTATGGTTCGCCGTATCCGATCACGCGCGGGCTGATCGAGGATGGTCGCAAGCATCTTCTGGCGCGCGAGCCGTTCGATCCGGGACGGCCGATCGCGATCCTCCAGGGGCTGCAGGATCCGGATGTTCCGGCTGTGCATACGCGCGAGCTAACGGAATTTCTAACCGGCGGTCATGTCAAACTCGTCGAGATCGCGGACGGCGAGCATCGTCTCTCGCGGCCGCAGGATCTGGCGTTGCTGTTCGATGAAATCGGCAAGCTCATCTAG
- a CDS encoding ELM1/GtrOC1 family putative glycosyltransferase, whose amino-acid sequence MQSDGRSAEPLKGLLISDGRPGNYHLAEGLVAAIERLRPVEVTRLEISQRRWTPTRFLAFLSNRGVRPEVVLRLGYGLTPDAVSGADFVASGGGDTLGANVAFSRLFDAPNYFYGSGKHYDVNNFDLVFTSHAKVATHSRHVRTMKPSPIDPDSMIQPALSQSQPPALIGVLIGGNTSSITFSESDLARLVGFMRDMHATTGTTFYVSNSRRTPQKLSDALVRLAEESDSAIHQYIDVRSSGNGTLRALYAASSAILCTADSSSMVSESVWLRRPTIAITPSVFSLDASELEYRGFLESNGWLHTMRIADLAPNAVLAKLRSIRPLVENGLDLLADVFRQRQPGLLTPTRVADGSRVKA is encoded by the coding sequence ATGCAATCGGACGGCCGTTCGGCGGAACCCCTCAAGGGCCTACTCATTTCCGACGGCCGCCCAGGGAATTATCACCTGGCGGAAGGGTTGGTCGCGGCAATCGAGCGCCTGCGGCCGGTCGAGGTTACGCGGCTCGAAATATCGCAGCGTAGATGGACGCCGACGCGCTTCCTGGCATTTCTCAGCAACCGGGGCGTTCGTCCCGAGGTTGTGCTGCGGCTCGGATACGGACTGACGCCCGACGCCGTAAGCGGGGCCGACTTTGTCGCGTCGGGGGGCGGCGACACCCTTGGCGCGAACGTTGCGTTTTCACGCCTCTTCGATGCGCCGAATTATTTCTACGGCTCGGGCAAGCATTACGACGTCAACAATTTCGACCTCGTGTTCACGTCTCACGCCAAGGTCGCGACCCATTCGCGGCACGTGCGGACAATGAAGCCAAGTCCGATCGATCCGGATTCCATGATCCAGCCGGCGCTGTCGCAAAGCCAACCCCCGGCGCTGATCGGCGTTCTGATCGGCGGCAACACGTCCAGCATCACGTTTTCGGAATCCGATCTGGCGCGGCTCGTCGGCTTCATGCGCGATATGCATGCGACGACGGGTACGACGTTCTACGTCTCCAACTCGCGGCGAACGCCGCAGAAGTTGAGCGACGCGCTCGTCCGGCTCGCAGAAGAGAGCGATAGCGCGATCCATCAGTATATCGACGTGCGCTCGTCCGGAAATGGCACGCTGCGCGCGCTCTATGCGGCTTCGTCGGCGATCCTGTGTACGGCGGACAGCAGCTCGATGGTCTCGGAGTCGGTATGGCTGCGCCGTCCGACGATCGCCATCACGCCGAGTGTTTTCAGTCTCGACGCGAGCGAACTCGAATATCGCGGCTTCCTCGAAAGCAACGGTTGGCTGCATACCATGCGCATCGCCGATCTTGCGCCGAACGCGGTGCTGGCGAAGCTTCGTTCGATCAGGCCGCTCGTCGAAAACGGGCTCGATCTCCTGGCAGACGTATTCCGTCAGCGTCAGCCGGGGCTGCTTACGCCAACGCGCGTGGCCGATGGTTCGCGCGTTAAGGCATAA
- a CDS encoding SDR family oxidoreductase — protein MNRLFCFGLGYSAGVLSRRLAAKGWSISGTATTAEKAEALKQHGYEAFVFDGRERDSAIADALSRSTHILLSIPPGEDGDPAYRVYASDIAASPSIAWIGYFSSISVYGDSKGEWVDETTPPGPVTDRGKRRLDAENAWIELGRASGKTIVVLRLPGIYGPGRSAIDQLRAGKARRIFKPGQVTNRVHVDDIATATEAALGLASGIHVFNVTDDLPAPPQDVIAYGAEILGVPCPPATDPTDASLSPMARSFYAESKKVSNARMKNDLGVKLAYPTYIEGLKAIATS, from the coding sequence ATGAACCGACTTTTTTGCTTCGGCCTGGGCTACAGCGCGGGCGTACTCTCGCGCCGCCTCGCCGCAAAAGGCTGGAGCATTTCCGGCACTGCGACGACCGCTGAAAAGGCGGAAGCCTTGAAGCAGCACGGATACGAAGCCTTCGTATTCGACGGACGCGAACGCGATTCCGCCATCGCCGATGCACTCAGCCGATCAACGCACATCCTGCTGTCCATTCCGCCCGGCGAGGACGGCGATCCGGCTTACCGCGTCTACGCATCGGACATCGCTGCGAGCCCCTCGATTGCGTGGATCGGATATTTTTCTTCGATCAGCGTCTACGGCGATTCAAAGGGTGAATGGGTCGACGAAACGACTCCGCCGGGGCCCGTCACGGACCGCGGCAAGCGCCGCCTCGACGCCGAGAACGCCTGGATCGAACTTGGCCGCGCGAGCGGCAAGACGATTGTCGTCCTGCGCCTCCCCGGAATTTACGGTCCGGGCCGCAGCGCCATCGACCAGCTCCGCGCAGGCAAAGCCCGCCGGATTTTCAAACCCGGCCAGGTCACCAATCGCGTCCACGTCGACGACATCGCAACTGCAACCGAAGCCGCCCTCGGGCTTGCCTCCGGCATTCACGTCTTCAACGTCACCGATGATTTGCCCGCCCCGCCTCAGGACGTCATTGCGTACGGCGCGGAAATTTTAGGCGTCCCCTGCCCGCCAGCCACCGATCCGACCGACGCTAGCCTGTCGCCGATGGCGCGCAGCTTCTACGCCGAAAGCAAAAAAGTCTCGAATGCGCGCATGAAAAACGACCTGGGCGTCAAGCTCGCATATCCCACCTACATCGAAGGCCTTAAAGCCATCGCCACTTCATAA
- the infC gene encoding translation initiation factor IF-3, with protein MRPEPQSRENQGPRINDQIRAREVRLIDENGQNVGVIAKFDALARAGDVGLDLVEISPDAEPPVCKILDFGKFKFQEQKKAAEARKNQKIVELKEIKMRPGIDDHDYDVKLRAIKRFFEEGDKVKITLRFRGREMAHSQLGMAVLQRVKVDTEAIAKVESEPRFEGRQMVMVLAPK; from the coding sequence ATGCGACCCGAGCCCCAGAGCCGGGAAAACCAAGGGCCCCGCATCAACGATCAAATCCGGGCCCGGGAAGTTCGTCTCATCGACGAGAACGGACAGAACGTCGGCGTCATCGCCAAATTCGATGCCCTCGCCCGTGCTGGGGATGTTGGACTTGATCTCGTAGAGATCTCGCCGGATGCCGAGCCGCCGGTATGCAAGATTCTCGATTTCGGAAAATTCAAATTCCAGGAACAGAAGAAGGCCGCCGAGGCGCGTAAGAACCAGAAGATCGTCGAATTGAAAGAAATCAAGATGCGACCCGGCATCGACGATCACGATTACGACGTCAAGCTGCGCGCCATCAAACGTTTCTTCGAAGAAGGCGACAAGGTGAAAATCACCCTTCGCTTCCGCGGCCGCGAGATGGCGCATTCGCAGCTCGGCATGGCCGTGCTTCAGCGCGTCAAGGTCGATACCGAAGCCATCGCCAAAGTCGAAAGCGAGCCACGCTTTGAAGGCCGGCAGATGGTCATGGTTCTCGCTCCGAAATGA
- a CDS encoding cyclic nucleotide-binding domain-containing protein — translation MNQDSPFDFSILDQIGAPYRFFEAGEKIFLEDDAADAMYMVRSGRVDVITYGTVLENVRAGGIFGELALIDDGRRSAAAMATEPTEVVQIDKQTFLAVIRNDPEFALRVMSLLANRLRRMNKEH, via the coding sequence ATGAACCAGGACAGCCCGTTTGATTTTTCCATATTGGATCAAATCGGCGCGCCGTACCGCTTCTTCGAGGCCGGCGAGAAAATCTTCCTCGAGGACGATGCTGCTGACGCGATGTACATGGTCCGCTCAGGACGCGTCGACGTCATCACTTACGGCACGGTCCTCGAAAACGTGCGCGCCGGGGGTATTTTCGGCGAATTGGCGCTGATAGACGACGGTCGTCGCAGCGCCGCCGCGATGGCTACCGAGCCGACCGAAGTCGTGCAAATCGACAAGCAAACATTTCTCGCTGTCATCCGAAACGACCCCGAATTCGCTCTTCGGGTCATGAGCCTGCTCGCCAACAGGCTTCGGCGGATGAACAAGGAACATTAA
- a CDS encoding glycosyltransferase family 4 protein, translating to MGRELMGLKRPTILQIIPELATGGAELSAIEIAAAVVRAGGRAIVLSEGGRMADRLASVGGELVIFPAATKNPMKLLANATAIERIARKENVDLIHARSRAPAWSALIAARRAKLPFVTTYHGIYNEKGRAKRLYNSVMARGDIVIANSRYTADIVKKRYATPEERIRVIYRGVDLDAFDPAVVSAERVKKLRDKWGVADDQRIVLHAARLTKWKGQGDVIAAAARIRDKVRDCVFILAGDAQGRDDYRQGLLDQIASTGLEGIVRLVGHVDDIPAAFSASHIAFVASNEPEAFGRAAAEAQAMACPVISTNIGAPPETVLAPPRVAASDRTGWLVAPGDIDNYESVLLEALSLGDAARAEIGARARRHVMEMFSTFKMQRLTLAVYDELLKTSMQLTFARGN from the coding sequence ATGGGCCGTGAGCTCATGGGCCTGAAGCGCCCTACCATATTGCAGATCATTCCGGAACTCGCCACCGGCGGCGCCGAATTGTCGGCGATCGAGATCGCCGCCGCCGTCGTTCGCGCAGGCGGACGCGCAATCGTTCTGAGCGAGGGCGGACGCATGGCAGATCGCCTTGCCTCAGTCGGCGGCGAGTTGGTGATCTTCCCTGCAGCGACGAAAAATCCGATGAAGCTTCTTGCCAACGCCACCGCGATCGAACGCATCGCGCGCAAGGAGAACGTCGACCTCATTCACGCGCGAAGCCGCGCACCGGCGTGGAGCGCGCTCATCGCAGCGCGGCGCGCGAAACTGCCGTTCGTCACGACGTATCACGGCATTTATAATGAGAAAGGCCGCGCCAAGCGCCTCTATAATAGTGTCATGGCGCGCGGCGATATCGTGATCGCAAATTCTCGCTACACCGCCGACATCGTGAAGAAGCGCTACGCCACTCCGGAGGAGCGCATCCGCGTCATTTATCGCGGCGTCGATCTCGATGCGTTCGATCCCGCAGTCGTTTCGGCGGAGCGCGTTAAAAAATTGCGCGACAAGTGGGGCGTGGCCGACGACCAGCGCATCGTTCTGCACGCCGCGCGCTTGACCAAATGGAAAGGCCAGGGCGACGTCATCGCAGCCGCCGCGCGCATTCGCGACAAGGTCCGTGATTGCGTTTTCATTCTCGCGGGCGACGCCCAAGGCCGCGACGACTATCGCCAGGGACTGTTGGACCAGATCGCGAGCACGGGGCTCGAAGGTATCGTACGCCTCGTCGGCCACGTCGATGATATACCCGCAGCCTTCTCAGCCTCGCATATCGCATTCGTTGCATCGAACGAACCAGAGGCTTTCGGCCGCGCCGCTGCAGAAGCGCAGGCGATGGCGTGTCCCGTGATCTCGACCAACATCGGAGCGCCGCCCGAAACCGTACTCGCACCGCCGCGCGTTGCTGCGAGTGATCGAACAGGATGGCTCGTCGCACCTGGCGATATCGACAATTACGAAAGCGTACTGCTTGAAGCGCTCTCGCTCGGCGACGCGGCACGAGCCGAAATCGGCGCACGCGCCCGCAGACACGTGATGGAAATGTTCTCAACGTTCAAAATGCAGCGCCTGACGCTCGCCGTGTACGATGAGCTGCTGAAAACGTCGATGCAGCTCACTTTTGCCCGTGGCAATTGA